The following coding sequences lie in one Pseudomonas sp. SL4(2022) genomic window:
- a CDS encoding HIT family protein, with the protein MFVLDSRLQQDTVWVGDYPLCSLLLMNDAQYPWFILVPRREDVSELFQLDGADQLQLWQETNGLAEVLKDCFAADKMNVATLGNVVSQLHMHVIVRRREDVAWPAPVWGKHPAQPYTPEQLAVLKARLRLVLTGNFSFAES; encoded by the coding sequence ATGTTCGTTCTGGATTCACGTTTGCAGCAAGATACAGTCTGGGTCGGGGATTACCCGTTATGCAGCCTGCTGCTGATGAATGATGCGCAGTACCCCTGGTTTATCCTAGTGCCACGTCGTGAAGATGTCAGTGAGCTTTTCCAGCTGGATGGTGCTGACCAGTTGCAGCTATGGCAGGAAACCAATGGTCTTGCCGAAGTACTCAAGGATTGTTTTGCAGCGGACAAAATGAATGTCGCGACCTTGGGCAATGTGGTGAGTCAGCTGCATATGCATGTCATCGTTCGGCGTCGCGAGGATGTCGCGTGGCCAGCGCCTGTTTGGGGTAAGCATCCAGCGCAGCCATACACGCCTGAGCAATTGGCCGTATTGAAAGCCCGTTTACGCCTGGTTTTGACCGGGAATTTTTCTTTTGCTGAGAGCTGA
- a CDS encoding SlyX family protein has protein sequence MDIDERINDLQSRLAFQDDTIQALNDALVAQQRLLERLQLQVAALIKRQDEVSSQFGMAEDEAPPPHY, from the coding sequence GTGGACATAGACGAACGCATTAACGACTTGCAAAGCCGTTTGGCCTTTCAGGACGACACTATTCAGGCGCTCAATGATGCGCTGGTGGCGCAACAGCGGCTTCTGGAGCGCTTGCAGCTGCAGGTGGCTGCGTTGATCAAGCGTCAGGATGAAGTGAGTTCGCAGTTCGGAATGGCTGAGGATGAGGCGCCGCCGCCCCATTATTGA
- a CDS encoding cold-shock protein: protein MRLKSRSSTAQHDLGDRETGTVKWFNTSKGFGFISRDSGDDIFVHFRAIRGEGHRVLVEGQRVEFAVMQRDKGLQAEDVIAALPARR, encoded by the coding sequence CTGCGCCTTAAATCGCGCAGCAGCACAGCCCAGCACGACCTCGGAGACCGCGAGACCGGCACTGTAAAGTGGTTTAACACCTCTAAAGGCTTCGGCTTTATCTCCCGCGACTCGGGTGACGATATCTTCGTGCACTTTCGCGCCATTCGCGGTGAAGGTCACCGTGTACTGGTCGAAGGCCAACGCGTTGAGTTCGCCGTCATGCAACGCGACAAAGGCTTGCAAGCCGAAGACGTCATCGCCGCACTGCCTGCACGACGTTAA
- a CDS encoding GGDEF domain-containing protein yields the protein MNNPKKAPSILELYPEETRDAAALLKKAVPLMMRHDIPPTPVHYALWYTYSKGLEPELNRRLDKTVADFDCFPPETAAKLFRDYIIHGELEEARAGQQQVIELVDDIEGNVSRSIIGSRNYQLSLEHGLAALQEPIIDDLPNVLTELQQSTQLMQDQQDKFLYRLNAAQQEIKSLRSQLERAHIAATLDSLTQVFNRNAFSRLLEQTLSSEHDGVALVMLDIDHFKQFNDQYGHPLGDRVLQHVGQLLRDLLPARAIAARYGGEEFCIILRDCCDNATAHAFAEQLRLKIQSLRIKVRRTDEVLDSITASFGYALAIPGDTLETLLTRADDALYQAKREGRNRVSPSTDQTALRA from the coding sequence ATGAACAACCCGAAAAAAGCCCCCAGCATTCTTGAGCTGTACCCCGAGGAAACCCGCGATGCTGCGGCACTCCTGAAAAAGGCGGTACCGCTGATGATGCGCCATGACATTCCACCGACCCCCGTGCATTACGCCCTCTGGTACACCTATAGCAAAGGGCTGGAGCCTGAACTCAATCGCCGCCTAGACAAGACCGTCGCCGACTTTGACTGCTTCCCCCCTGAAACAGCAGCCAAACTCTTTCGTGACTACATCATTCACGGCGAACTCGAAGAAGCACGCGCAGGCCAGCAACAGGTCATCGAACTGGTCGATGACATCGAAGGAAACGTATCGCGCAGCATCATTGGCAGTCGCAACTATCAGCTCAGCCTGGAGCACGGCCTCGCCGCCCTGCAGGAACCCATAATTGATGACCTGCCCAACGTACTGACCGAACTGCAGCAAAGCACCCAACTGATGCAGGACCAGCAGGATAAATTCCTCTATCGCCTGAATGCCGCCCAGCAGGAAATCAAAAGCCTGCGCAGCCAACTTGAGCGCGCGCATATTGCAGCCACCCTGGATAGCCTGACCCAGGTATTCAATCGCAATGCATTCAGCCGACTACTGGAACAAACACTGAGCAGCGAACACGATGGCGTAGCCCTCGTCATGCTGGACATCGATCACTTCAAGCAATTCAACGATCAGTACGGCCACCCGCTGGGTGACCGCGTCCTACAACATGTTGGTCAACTGCTGCGCGACTTACTCCCCGCACGTGCGATTGCCGCACGATACGGCGGCGAAGAATTTTGCATCATCCTGCGCGACTGCTGCGATAACGCAACGGCTCATGCCTTTGCAGAACAGCTTCGTTTAAAGATCCAGTCATTGCGCATCAAAGTGCGTCGTACCGACGAGGTTCTTGACAGCATTACCGCCTCATTTGGATATGCACTCGCAATTCCGGGAGACACCCTGGAAACACTGCTGACCAGAGCTGACGATGCGCTCTACCAAGCCAAACGCGAGGGTCGCAACCGAGTCAGCCCTTCGACCGACCAAACAGCGCTAAGGGCTTGA
- a CDS encoding Dps family protein produces MEINIGIAEQDRAAIAEGLSRLLADTYTLYLKTHNFHWNVTGPMFNTLHLMFEGQYTELSLAVDQIAERIRALGFPAPGTYAAYARLSSIKEEEGVPAAQDMIKQLVQGQEAVVRTARGIFPLLDKVSDEPTADLLTQRMQVHEKTAWMLRSLLAA; encoded by the coding sequence ATGGAAATCAATATCGGAATTGCCGAGCAAGACCGCGCTGCCATCGCCGAAGGCCTTTCGCGCCTGCTTGCCGACACCTACACCCTGTACTTGAAAACCCACAATTTTCACTGGAACGTCACCGGCCCGATGTTCAACACCCTGCACCTGATGTTTGAAGGCCAGTACACCGAACTGTCGCTGGCTGTCGACCAGATTGCCGAACGCATCCGCGCCCTGGGCTTCCCGGCACCCGGCACCTACGCCGCCTACGCCCGCCTGTCATCGATTAAAGAGGAAGAAGGCGTGCCTGCCGCCCAGGACATGATCAAACAGTTGGTGCAAGGCCAGGAAGCAGTCGTCCGTACCGCGCGTGGTATTTTCCCGCTACTGGACAAAGTCAGCGACGAACCGACCGCAGACCTTCTGACCCAGCGCATGCAAGTCCATGAAAAAACCGCCTGGATGCTACGCAGCCTGCTCGCAGCTTAG